GGCTATTCCTTGCCCCGGCCATCGAACCAATACGTTTGAAACTCCTCGAACGCGCACGCGAGGGCGTCAACATGGTCTGGCGGCGTGGGCGGATAAATGCCCGCAATGAATTCGAGCCCGCCTTGTGCCGAGCCGAGCAGGCGCACCTCTTCTTCGATCAACTCGCGGATTTCCTGCCGCGTGCCGAAAGGGATGATGCGCTGCCGGTCGACATCCAGGCGGATGCACAGGCGCCCCTTGAGTTCCCTGCGCAGGTTATCGATGCCGTTGCAGAGGTCCTGCGGATTGATGATCGACACCCCGGCGAAGATCAGCTCATCAAGGAGGTCCATGATGTATCCGTCGCTGTGCAGCATTACATGACATCCCTTTTCGCGGCAGGGTCTGATGAGCCTCTCGTACGTGGGCGTGCAATAGGTGTGAAACATGGCAGGGCTGATGATTGAGGAGGTCTGGCTGCCAAGGTCCTCCCCGATGGACACGGCATCGACATTCATGGCGAGGTATTGGTCGATAAGCACGCGGTTATGGCGGTACAACACCTCGATGAGGTCCCACAACGGAGGCTCCCCCGTCGCCATATCGATCATCATGTTGTCGAAGCCGCGCAGGTAAGTCAGCCGCATGAAGAAGAAGCCATGGGGAAGCCCGCCCCAAGTCAATTCGCCCTTCGCGTTCGCCGTTTCGATGTCACGCCGCGCCTGTGCCCAGTCCATGGGGCCACGGTCCGCGGTTATCAGCGGATTAGGGACCTGCCACGTCTCAAACGCCGCCCAGGAAGCCAAGGGATGCTTCGTCACCACGCCCTCAATGCCATTTGTATCCGAGAGCCAGACGCACCCCCACGTGTCCTCGAACGGCACGCCCGCGGTGTGGGCTGGTCCGAAGTCGAAGGCGTCCCAGTCGCGTTTTCCCTTTTCAAAATCCGGCCAGATGCGGGGATGTCGCGCCACCACGTCCTCCATGGCGCCTCGCCACTGGTCCCAGGAAGCGTTTGACAGGTAGATGTGCATCGGGGTGTATTCGGGATAATGAAACGAGGCATTTCGCAGGTAATTCTCCCGATACGTCAGCGCCATACGGTTTTCCTCCGCGTATTGATGCCTGGTGTTGCCCATTGTAGACGAACCACAGGCGTAAAGACATCAGCCGGGTTCGTGAACATGGACGGATTTGGCACGGCTCCGCGGAATCGCCTAGAATAAGCCCTCGAAAACGAGGGTCCGGGGCAGCCGGCGCACAGGGCCAGCGCAAACCAATCCCCAAAACGCATGGTGACGAGGAGGCCACGCATGACCGCACGACGCAAACCCACCC
The window above is part of the Candidatus Hydrogenedentota bacterium genome. Proteins encoded here:
- a CDS encoding uroporphyrinogen decarboxylase family protein, which encodes MALTYRENYLRNASFHYPEYTPMHIYLSNASWDQWRGAMEDVVARHPRIWPDFEKGKRDWDAFDFGPAHTAGVPFEDTWGCVWLSDTNGIEGVVTKHPLASWAAFETWQVPNPLITADRGPMDWAQARRDIETANAKGELTWGGLPHGFFFMRLTYLRGFDNMMIDMATGEPPLWDLIEVLYRHNRVLIDQYLAMNVDAVSIGEDLGSQTSSIISPAMFHTYCTPTYERLIRPCREKGCHVMLHSDGYIMDLLDELIFAGVSIINPQDLCNGIDNLRRELKGRLCIRLDVDRQRIIPFGTRQEIRELIEEEVRLLGSAQGGLEFIAGIYPPTPPDHVDALACAFEEFQTYWFDGRGKE